The proteins below come from a single Cervus canadensis isolate Bull #8, Minnesota chromosome 2, ASM1932006v1, whole genome shotgun sequence genomic window:
- the AKR1A1 gene encoding aldo-keto reductase family 1 member A1 isoform X1: protein MLVGNPLITILRNGWCSLRAQASTPRLLSGGAMAASCILLHTGQKMPLIGLGTWKSDPGQVKAAIKYALSVGYRHIDCAAIYGNETEIGEALKENVGPGKLVPREELFVTSKLWNTKHHPEDVEPALRKTLADLQLEYLDLYLIHWPYAFERGDSLFPKNADGTIRYDSTHYKETWRALEALVAKGLVRALGLSNFNSRQIDDVLSMASVRPAVLQVECHPYLAQNELIAHCQARGLEVTAYSPLGSSDRAWRDPEEPVLLKEPVVLALAEKHGRSPAQILLRWQVQRKVSCIPKSVTPSRILENIQVFDFTFSPEEMKQLDALNKNLRLIVPMLTVDGKRVPRDAGHPLYPFNDPY, encoded by the exons ATGCTCGTGGGCAATCCACTCATCACCATCCTGCGGAATGGATGGTGCAGCCTCCGAGCTCAGGCTTCCACTCCTCGGCTTCTTTCTGGAG GGGCAATGGCGGCTTCCTGTATCCTCCTACACACTGGGCAGAAGATGCCCCTGATTGGACTGGGCACCTGGAAGAGCGACCCTGgccag GTTAAAGCAGCTATTAAGTATGCCCTGAGTGTAGGCTACCGCCACATTGACTGTGCTGCTATCTATGGCAATGAGACTGAAATCGGGGAAGCCCTGAAGGAGAATGTGGGACCTGGCAAG TTGGTGCCTCGGGAGGAGCTCTTTGTGACTTCCAAGCTGTGGAACACAAAGCACCACCCCGAGGATGTGGAGCCTGCCCTCCGGAAGACACTAGCTGACCTGCAGCTGGAGTATCTGGACCTGTACCTGATACACTGGCCCTACGCCTTTGA GCGGGGAGACAGCCTCTTCCCTAAGAATGCTGATGGGACTATACGCTATGACTCCACCCACTACAAGGAGACCTGGAGGGCTCTGGAGGCACTGGTGGCTAAGGGGCTGGTGCGGGCTCTGGGTCTGTCCAACTTCAACAGTCGGCAGATTGACGATGTGCTCAGCATGGCCTCTGTGCGCCCAGCTGTCCTGCAG GTGGAATGCCACCCATACCTGGCTCAGAATGAGCTGATTGCCCACTGCCAAGCACGAGGCCTGGAGGTGACTGCTTAtagccctctgggctcctctgatCGTGCATGGCGTGATCCTGAGGAGCCTGTCCTGCTTAAGGAGCCAGTGGTCCTGGCATTGGCTGAAAAGCATGGTCGGTCTCCAGCTCAGATCTTGCTCCG GTGGCAGGTCCAGCGGAAAGTGAGCTGCATCCCCAAGAGTGTCACGCCTTCCCGTATCCTTGAGAACATCCAG GTGTTTGACTTCACCTTTAGCCCAGAGGAGATGAAGCAGCTGGATGCCCTGAATAAAAATTTGCGATTGATTGTGCCCATGCTTACG
- the AKR1A1 gene encoding aldo-keto reductase family 1 member A1 isoform X2, producing MAASCILLHTGQKMPLIGLGTWKSDPGQVKAAIKYALSVGYRHIDCAAIYGNETEIGEALKENVGPGKLVPREELFVTSKLWNTKHHPEDVEPALRKTLADLQLEYLDLYLIHWPYAFERGDSLFPKNADGTIRYDSTHYKETWRALEALVAKGLVRALGLSNFNSRQIDDVLSMASVRPAVLQVECHPYLAQNELIAHCQARGLEVTAYSPLGSSDRAWRDPEEPVLLKEPVVLALAEKHGRSPAQILLRWQVQRKVSCIPKSVTPSRILENIQVFDFTFSPEEMKQLDALNKNLRLIVPMLTVDGKRVPRDAGHPLYPFNDPY from the exons ATGGCGGCTTCCTGTATCCTCCTACACACTGGGCAGAAGATGCCCCTGATTGGACTGGGCACCTGGAAGAGCGACCCTGgccag GTTAAAGCAGCTATTAAGTATGCCCTGAGTGTAGGCTACCGCCACATTGACTGTGCTGCTATCTATGGCAATGAGACTGAAATCGGGGAAGCCCTGAAGGAGAATGTGGGACCTGGCAAG TTGGTGCCTCGGGAGGAGCTCTTTGTGACTTCCAAGCTGTGGAACACAAAGCACCACCCCGAGGATGTGGAGCCTGCCCTCCGGAAGACACTAGCTGACCTGCAGCTGGAGTATCTGGACCTGTACCTGATACACTGGCCCTACGCCTTTGA GCGGGGAGACAGCCTCTTCCCTAAGAATGCTGATGGGACTATACGCTATGACTCCACCCACTACAAGGAGACCTGGAGGGCTCTGGAGGCACTGGTGGCTAAGGGGCTGGTGCGGGCTCTGGGTCTGTCCAACTTCAACAGTCGGCAGATTGACGATGTGCTCAGCATGGCCTCTGTGCGCCCAGCTGTCCTGCAG GTGGAATGCCACCCATACCTGGCTCAGAATGAGCTGATTGCCCACTGCCAAGCACGAGGCCTGGAGGTGACTGCTTAtagccctctgggctcctctgatCGTGCATGGCGTGATCCTGAGGAGCCTGTCCTGCTTAAGGAGCCAGTGGTCCTGGCATTGGCTGAAAAGCATGGTCGGTCTCCAGCTCAGATCTTGCTCCG GTGGCAGGTCCAGCGGAAAGTGAGCTGCATCCCCAAGAGTGTCACGCCTTCCCGTATCCTTGAGAACATCCAG GTGTTTGACTTCACCTTTAGCCCAGAGGAGATGAAGCAGCTGGATGCCCTGAATAAAAATTTGCGATTGATTGTGCCCATGCTTACG